GCTTTTGTGCGCTAAAACCAACTGCGTGTGGCTAGAACGCGTACTTCAGCGATAGCTGGAAGAAACGCGCATCAGGAGTATTGTTTTGGAACGTTTTTGGACTCGTGATACTACCCCCATTCGCACTATTGTTGAACGTTGATGGATTAGCAAGGGTCGGATGGTTCAATACGTTGAATCCATCTGCACGGAACTGGAGGTACTGCTCACGCCACGTTGTGAAGTTCTTGAACAGTGACATATTTACGCCGTAGTACCCAGGTCCATAAATCTGGTTGGATTTACCCCCTAGATACTGGATGGCCGTCGCCACATCGGTAACCGGAGTGGTGATGAGGTTACCCGAGAGCGGATTGGCAAAGGCGCACGGGTTGTACCAGTTCGTACGGTTTCTTACCGAGGTTGGGCAATCCGCCGACGTCAACGAAGGATTGGAGGGATCGGGAGACCCACCGGGCGCAAACGCGCTCCCAACGAGATTCGCTCTCCTTGTGTCCGTAGCGCCAGCTGCTCCCGTGTTGTTGGCATACACGGTAAACGGAGTACCGCTCTGCGCAACCCATGTCAGGCTTGTTGACCATCCACCCACAACCTCATCAGCCCAGAGCGAATGATTCAAGTAGGCACGACCTTTACCAAAGGGCAGTGCATAATTGCCGTTGAGCGTGAAGCGATTGCGAACGTCATAGACCGAGTTGGTCAACTCGTCGATGACTGGAATGAGGGCGCGTTGGCGGTCTCCGATTCCGCTGGAAAGACCACCGGCTGAACCTGTGTCGTCCATGGCGTGTGCCCAGGTGTAAGTCGCGAGGAAGCTGAGACCGTGGGAGACACGCTTCTCCGCTTTAGCCTGCAACGAGTTGTATGTACTCACACCGCCATAGCGGATCGTACCGATTCCACCAAGGTCAGGAAAGGGCTGGAACTGCTGTGTACTGGTTCCCGCTGGATACAGCGCACGAACGGCGTTGGGATCTGCATAAGTTCCGAGGTGGCGCGAAGAGTTGCCTACATAGCTGATGGTCGCAGCCAAATCGGAAGTCATCTGGCGCTGGAACGAGAGGTTGTAGTTCATGGTGTAAGGAGTCTTGATCTCGCGATCGACAGCGTGGAATCCGGGTGTATTCACAGCATTGAGGATTCCGTTGCCCAGAAAGGCCGCCATTCCGCTCTCGAGCGTAATGCCGTTTGACGGGCAGTTCCCCAAGGAGCATGACTTTGGATTGATGTTGATCTGACCGCGGAATGGAAAGTTATCACCGATGTTCGTTCCACCGTTGCTCTCTAATCCGCCGTAGAAGATTCCATAGCCAGCGCGGATCACAGTAAGTGGATCTAGCTGATAGGCAACACCGACTCGCGGAGCAAAGTTCGTCAATTGACCGCTTGCGAGACGTTCGTTGTCAACGTATTGAACGCCGATACCGTCCTTTGCCAAGATGCCGAGGTAAACACTTCCGAGTGGGACAGAATTCTCAATTTTCTTGGGGAGGATGACTGTACCGGTGCCGGTACCAATCCCAAGAGAGCCGGGAATGAAGTTCTCTTGCCTGCCCGAATTCTCCTTCAGCGGCTCGTAATAGTCATATCGTACGCCGAGGTTAAGCGTCAGCCGCGGGGTTACCTTCCAATCGTCCTGAAGGTACACAGAGTCATACCATTGGGCGTCATTAATGTTTGGCGCGCTGGAGATTGCTCCCGTGTTCATCTGATCAGCAAGGAAATCCGCGATGCCGGAACCCGAGCTCGTTGTGGACTTAGGATCGCTGGTATAAAGGCCGGTGAAGTAGTAGTTGCCCAAATTCGATGGCGCATATCGATCAAAGAAACGGATCGCCTGGAACGCAACACCGAGCTTCAGGGAGTGATTTCCCAGGGTCTTCGAGACGTTATCCAGTATCTGATAAACGTTCTGGGACTCGTTGGACGTACCCTGCGATCCCCAGTTACTTAGACCGGAGACTGAAGCTAGTGGCAGACCGCCCTCGTTCGGGGTAAATGGAATACCGCCAAGACCAAGAGTGGGCGCCAGATTGACATTTGCATTCGGCTGCAAGAAAGAAAACCGGCCCGCGTTGAAGCTGAAACGGAACTCATTGGTAAGCGACGGCGAGAAGATATGGGTTTCGCTGGCCGCAAAATTCTGAGCTAGATTAATATCGTTTTCGCCACCGTAAGGGCTGCCGTCCAGAGGATTGCCAAGTGGCAAGCCATTGACCGTGATCTGATGCACGTAGCTATAGCGCGCGTATGCCTGATCCTTTGAACTGATATTCCAGTCAAGACGCTGATCCCATTGAAACGTGTTGTTGTGCGTCGGGGTGTTGACGACATAGTTGCTGAAGGTTTTGCCGTTGTTTGCGTTTGGCAAGGGATATAGCTTCAGGATATTTTGTGCAACAGTATTGATCTGTCCCGCGCAGAACACGTTATTTTGTCCATTGCATGACAGTTTGTTTGCCGCACCGCCGCCCGAATTTGGTTGATAGAGCTGAACACTCTGCCCGTTAAGGCTTGTGCTCAATAACTCTGAAAAATTACCCTGCCGCATCAGAGTCGTGGGGACGGAATACACGCCAGGATTACTAAAGGCAATTCTGTTCGCCTCTGCATCGCCGAAATAGAAGAGCTTGTTCTTCCATATCGGAAAGCCTAACGTGGCTCCAAACTGATTCTCGTGATATGGCGGAATTGTGAGTGCGTTCCAGTTCTTCGCATCGAGACTCGTATTCCGAACATACTCCCATGCGCTTCCGTGGATCTGATTGGTTCCTGATTTGATACTGGCACTTAATACGGCTCCCGCAGAGTGTCCAAACTCCGCGCTAAAGTTGCTTGTCTGGAGGCTGAACTCCGACAGTGCGTCTGGCGGGGGGCGTACAACATACGTCGATCCGTTTAAAAAGTCGACGAGATTGGTATTGTTGTCGACTCCGTCCAAAATAAAGTTGTTTTGCGTCGACCTCTGTCCGTTTGCAACGAAGTCTCCTGAACCTGACCCTCGTGTATTTCCAAACGGGGGCGCAACGCCCGCGGTCAATTGGGCAATGTATACGAAATTGCGGCCGTTAAGTGGTGTGTTGTTAATCGTTTCGCTGCTGATTACCTGTGCGATCGAACTCGTCTGCGATTCAAGCAGCGGAGGAGCCTCATTCACGGTTACGGTCTCCGAGACCGAACCAGTCTTCAAGGCAATGACGACGTTCATTCTCTGCTGTGCATCGAGATGTAGATTCTCCTGCACGGTCGTTTGAAAGCCCTGCGCCGTAGCGCTGACCCTGTAGTTGCCAATTTTCAGCGGAGAGAATACGTATATGCCACTGTTGTTCGAGGAGCCTTCAAGAACCAGGCCCGT
This is a stretch of genomic DNA from Granulicella sp. WH15. It encodes these proteins:
- a CDS encoding TonB-dependent receptor, whose amino-acid sequence is MKDRKGSEMAKSRLKQSYERVRYYSLLFACFFGILLGDKGALAQVDQGAITGVVQDSTGAVVPEAKVTVTNIDTGLVLEGSSNNSGIYVFSPLKIGNYRVSATAQGFQTTVQENLHLDAQQRMNVVIALKTGSVSETVTVNEAPPLLESQTSSIAQVISSETINNTPLNGRNFVYIAQLTAGVAPPFGNTRGSGSGDFVANGQRSTQNNFILDGVDNNTNLVDFLNGSTYVVRPPPDALSEFSLQTSNFSAEFGHSAGAVLSASIKSGTNQIHGSAWEYVRNTSLDAKNWNALTIPPYHENQFGATLGFPIWKNKLFYFGDAEANRIAFSNPGVYSVPTTLMRQGNFSELLSTSLNGQSVQLYQPNSGGGAANKLSCNGQNNVFCAGQINTVAQNILKLYPLPNANNGKTFSNYVVNTPTHNNTFQWDQRLDWNISSKDQAYARYSYVHQITVNGLPLGNPLDGSPYGGENDINLAQNFAASETHIFSPSLTNEFRFSFNAGRFSFLQPNANVNLAPTLGLGGIPFTPNEGGLPLASVSGLSNWGSQGTSNESQNVYQILDNVSKTLGNHSLKLGVAFQAIRFFDRYAPSNLGNYYFTGLYTSDPKSTTSSGSGIADFLADQMNTGAISSAPNINDAQWYDSVYLQDDWKVTPRLTLNLGVRYDYYEPLKENSGRQENFIPGSLGIGTGTGTVILPKKIENSVPLGSVYLGILAKDGIGVQYVDNERLASGQLTNFAPRVGVAYQLDPLTVIRAGYGIFYGGLESNGGTNIGDNFPFRGQININPKSCSLGNCPSNGITLESGMAAFLGNGILNAVNTPGFHAVDREIKTPYTMNYNLSFQRQMTSDLAATISYVGNSSRHLGTYADPNAVRALYPAGTSTQQFQPFPDLGGIGTIRYGGVSTYNSLQAKAEKRVSHGLSFLATYTWAHAMDDTGSAGGLSSGIGDRQRALIPVIDELTNSVYDVRNRFTLNGNYALPFGKGRAYLNHSLWADEVVGGWSTSLTWVAQSGTPFTVYANNTGAAGATDTRRANLVGSAFAPGGSPDPSNPSLTSADCPTSVRNRTNWYNPCAFANPLSGNLITTPVTDVATAIQYLGGKSNQIYGPGYYGVNMSLFKNFTTWREQYLQFRADGFNVLNHPTLANPSTFNNSANGGSITSPKTFQNNTPDARFFQLSLKYAF